One Astyanax mexicanus isolate ESR-SI-001 chromosome 3, AstMex3_surface, whole genome shotgun sequence genomic region harbors:
- the LOC103030981 gene encoding adhesion G protein-coupled receptor E1 isoform X4, which translates to MRRVCLLFLGLLFLLIGEITHATDCSLGQKRVERKGPCVDIDECTETPGLCGKNAVCNNTAGSYFCTCEDGFISKPKEMETFTAIDKVKCKDLNECLNETGLCGDNAECTNTESSYFCTCKVGFAPSNGEETFKADQGVTCKDRDECEMVKCGNDAVCKNTAGDYYCTCNPGYKLSSGKSKFTEHEGVCEHVCEINKSLCGEGQCKKVNNSHECLCNLGFTNYGFKTMKCSKPNYEILMDTSTEQISTELEQIMEKLKSIYLNASQSFNRAKMQTDPSILLEKLLNAIDELLSAGPLNNNRKVTYLLEITEIVLKVLGPQLPNTSRSSVHTQIQMLVRRDDTPTEGRLILATDGVQFDSHWETAAGASYLGFAAAALLRYNSLKSSVNAYFDDVEKHGKEKFKINSDVVTAVVTNSDTAVLEKPIKLTFSHLEQPLDGNQTCVFWNSTLNGGAWSTNGCTVVMSNASQTVCSCTHLSSFAVLMALYEKEDVFELKLITWIGLSLSLICLFISILTFRFIRSIQSTRTTIHLHLCISLFIANLVFLAGITQTENRVGCAFVAGLLHFFFLAAFCWMCLEGVQLFRMVVLVFNTTLRSLYLMAGGYGIPALIVAISAIANAKGYGTERHCWLDLQNGFIWSFFGPVCLIIVVNIFFFLITVWKLAQKFSTLNQDLSKLHKIKSFTITAIAQLCVLGTMWIFGCFQFEEQSLAVDYIFTILNSLQGVLVFVMHCLFSKQVRDEYARILTSVCAPQKRKYSEFSTNQTSKSQGSGSVHNTGESHI; encoded by the exons GTCTCCTCTTCCTTCTAATCGGAGAAATTACACATGCAACGGATTGTTCTCTTGGACAAAAACGTGTCGAACGAAAAGGGCCATGCGTAG ATATTGATGAGTGTACAGAGACCCCAGGTCTCTGTGGAAAGAATGCTGTGTGTAACAATACAGCAGGCTCATATTTCTGCACATGTGAAGATGGGTTTATTTCCAAGCCAAAAGAAATGGAGACATTTACAGCGATTGATAAGGTTAAATGTAAAG ATTTAAATGAGTGTCTGAATGAGACGGGTCTCTGTGGAGACAATGCTGAGTGTACGAATACAGAAAGCTCATATTTCTGCACATGCAAAGTAGGATTTGCTCCGAGCAATGGAGAGGAGACATTTAAAGCAGACCAGGGGGTTACATGTAAAG ATAGGGATGAATGTGAGATGGTGAAATGTGGGAACGATGCAGTCTGTAAGAACACTGCAGGTGATTACTACTGTACCTGTAACCCTGGCTACAAGCTCTCGTCAGGAAAATCTAAATTCACTGAACATGAGGGAGTCTGTGAAC ATGTGTGTGAGATTAACAAGTCTCTTTGTGGGGAAGGACAGTGCAAGAAAGTTAACAACAGCCATGAGTGTTTATGCAACCTGGGATTCACCAACTACGGCTTCAAAACAATGAAATGCTCAA AGCCGAACTATGAGATTCTGATGGACACCAGCACAGAGCAG ATCTCTACAGAGCTGGAGCAGATCATGGAGAAGTTGAAGAGCATCTATTTAAATGCCAGCCAATCATTTAACAGGGCTAAAATGCAAACAGACCCAAGTATACTGTTAGAG aAGCTGCTGAATGCTATAGATGAGCTTTTGTCTGCTGGGCCCCTGAACAATAACAGGAAAGTGACATACCTGTTGGAAATCACTGAGATAGTTCTGAAAGTGCTGGGACCTCAGCTGCCTAACACCAGCAGATCAAGTGTTCATACAC AGATTCAGATGTTGGTAAGGAGAGATGATACCCCCACTGAAGGACGGCTCATTCTGGCCACTGATGGCGTGCAGTTCGATTCTCACTGGGAAACTGCAGCTGGAGCTTCATACCTGG GAtttgctgctgcagctctgctcAGGTACAATAGTTTGAAAAGCTCAGTCAATGCCTACTTCGACGATGTAGAGAAACACGGAAAAGAAAAGTTCAAGATCAACTCTGATGTAGTCACTGCAGTGGTCACTAATAGTGACACGGCAGTACTGGAGAAACCGATCAAACTCACCTTCTCTCACCTGGAG CAGCCATTAGACGGAAACCAAACCTGTGTGTTCTGGAACTCCACTCTGAATGGTGGTGCGTGGTCCACCAACGGCTGCACTGTGGTCATGTCTAATGCCAGTCAGACGGTCTGCTCCTGCACCCACCTGAGCAGTTTCGCAGTTCTAATGGCCCTCTACGAGAAGGAG GATGTATTTGAACTGAAGCTGATCACATGGATTGGCCTCTCTCTGTCCCTGATCTGCCTCTTCATCTCCATTCTCACCTTTCGCTTCATTCGCTCAATTCAGAGCACTCGCACCACCATCCACCTGCACCTCTGCATTAGCCTCTTCATCGCCAACCTGGTCTTCCTGGCTGGAATCACCCAAACCGAGAACAGG GTGGGCTGTGCATTTGTTGCAGGCCTGCTTCACTTCTTCTTCCTGGCTGCTTTCTGCTGGATGTGTCTGGAAGGTGTGCAGCTGTTCCGCATGGTGGTGTTGGTCTTTAACACCACGCTGAGATCTCTGTACCTGATGGCGGGAGGTTACGGAATTCCTGCTCTCATTGTCGCCATATCAGCCATCGCTAATGCCAAAGGATATGGAACCGAGCGCCA CTGCTGGCTTGACCTGCAGAATGGGTTCATCTGGAGTTTCTTTGGCCCTGTTTGTCTCATAATTGTT GTGAATATATTCTTCTTTTTGATCACTGTGTGGAAGCTGGCCCAGAAGTTTTCCACTCTCAACCAAGACCTGAGCAAGCTGCACAAGATAAA GTCATTTACAATCACGGCCATCGCTCAGCTCTGTGTGCTCGGCACCATGTGGATCTTCGGCTGTTTCCAGTTTGAGGAGCAATCGCTGGCCGTTGACTACATCTTCACCATCCTCAACAGCCTGcagggagtgctggtgttcgtcATGCACTGCCTGTTCTCCAAACAA GTGAGAGATGAATATGCCAGGATCCTGACCAGCGTTTGCGCACCACAGAAGAGGAAGTACTCAGAGTTCAGCACAAACCAAACCAGCAAATCCCAG GGGTCCGGGAGTGTTCACAACACAGGAGAGTCCCACATATGA
- the LOC103030981 gene encoding adhesion G protein-coupled receptor E5 isoform X1: protein MRRVCLLFLGLLFLLIGEITHATDCSLGQKRVERKGPCVDIDECTETPGLCGKNAVCNNTAGSYFCTCEDGFISKPKEMETFTAIDKVKCKDLNECLNETGLCGDNAECTNTESSYFCTCKVGFAPSNGEETFKADQGVTCKDRDECEMVKCGNDAVCKNTAGDYYCTCNPGYKLSSGKSKFTEHEGVCERAADECTDKPGICGSNAVCNNTAGSYFCTCEEGFFPSKKIETFTATDKVKCKGIPRQGDEEADTNADVCEINKSLCGEGQCKKVNNSHECLCNLGFTNYGFKTMKCSKPNYEILMDTSTEQISTELEQIMEKLKSIYLNASQSFNRAKMQTDPSILLEKLLNAIDELLSAGPLNNNRKVTYLLEITEIVLKVLGPQLPNTSRSSVHTQIQMLVRRDDTPTEGRLILATDGVQFDSHWETAAGASYLGFAAAALLRYNSLKSSVNAYFDDVEKHGKEKFKINSDVVTAVVTNSDTAVLEKPIKLTFSHLEQPLDGNQTCVFWNSTLNGGAWSTNGCTVVMSNASQTVCSCTHLSSFAVLMALYEKEDVFELKLITWIGLSLSLICLFISILTFRFIRSIQSTRTTIHLHLCISLFIANLVFLAGITQTENRVGCAFVAGLLHFFFLAAFCWMCLEGVQLFRMVVLVFNTTLRSLYLMAGGYGIPALIVAISAIANAKGYGTERHCWLDLQNGFIWSFFGPVCLIIVVNIFFFLITVWKLAQKFSTLNQDLSKLHKIKSFTITAIAQLCVLGTMWIFGCFQFEEQSLAVDYIFTILNSLQGVLVFVMHCLFSKQVRDEYARILTSVCAPQKRKYSEFSTNQTSKSQGSGSVHNTGESHI from the exons GTCTCCTCTTCCTTCTAATCGGAGAAATTACACATGCAACGGATTGTTCTCTTGGACAAAAACGTGTCGAACGAAAAGGGCCATGCGTAG ATATTGATGAGTGTACAGAGACCCCAGGTCTCTGTGGAAAGAATGCTGTGTGTAACAATACAGCAGGCTCATATTTCTGCACATGTGAAGATGGGTTTATTTCCAAGCCAAAAGAAATGGAGACATTTACAGCGATTGATAAGGTTAAATGTAAAG ATTTAAATGAGTGTCTGAATGAGACGGGTCTCTGTGGAGACAATGCTGAGTGTACGAATACAGAAAGCTCATATTTCTGCACATGCAAAGTAGGATTTGCTCCGAGCAATGGAGAGGAGACATTTAAAGCAGACCAGGGGGTTACATGTAAAG ATAGGGATGAATGTGAGATGGTGAAATGTGGGAACGATGCAGTCTGTAAGAACACTGCAGGTGATTACTACTGTACCTGTAACCCTGGCTACAAGCTCTCGTCAGGAAAATCTAAATTCACTGAACATGAGGGAGTCTGTGAAC GCGCTGCTGATGAGTGTACAGATAAACCGGGTATATGTGGAAGCAATGCTGTGTGTAACAATACAGCAGGCTCATATTTCTGCACATGTGAAGAAGGGTTTTTTCCCAGCAAAAAAATTGAGACATTTACAGCGACTGATAAGGTTAAATGTAAAG ggatacccaggcagggagacgaggaggcggacacaaatgcag ATGTGTGTGAGATTAACAAGTCTCTTTGTGGGGAAGGACAGTGCAAGAAAGTTAACAACAGCCATGAGTGTTTATGCAACCTGGGATTCACCAACTACGGCTTCAAAACAATGAAATGCTCAA AGCCGAACTATGAGATTCTGATGGACACCAGCACAGAGCAG ATCTCTACAGAGCTGGAGCAGATCATGGAGAAGTTGAAGAGCATCTATTTAAATGCCAGCCAATCATTTAACAGGGCTAAAATGCAAACAGACCCAAGTATACTGTTAGAG aAGCTGCTGAATGCTATAGATGAGCTTTTGTCTGCTGGGCCCCTGAACAATAACAGGAAAGTGACATACCTGTTGGAAATCACTGAGATAGTTCTGAAAGTGCTGGGACCTCAGCTGCCTAACACCAGCAGATCAAGTGTTCATACAC AGATTCAGATGTTGGTAAGGAGAGATGATACCCCCACTGAAGGACGGCTCATTCTGGCCACTGATGGCGTGCAGTTCGATTCTCACTGGGAAACTGCAGCTGGAGCTTCATACCTGG GAtttgctgctgcagctctgctcAGGTACAATAGTTTGAAAAGCTCAGTCAATGCCTACTTCGACGATGTAGAGAAACACGGAAAAGAAAAGTTCAAGATCAACTCTGATGTAGTCACTGCAGTGGTCACTAATAGTGACACGGCAGTACTGGAGAAACCGATCAAACTCACCTTCTCTCACCTGGAG CAGCCATTAGACGGAAACCAAACCTGTGTGTTCTGGAACTCCACTCTGAATGGTGGTGCGTGGTCCACCAACGGCTGCACTGTGGTCATGTCTAATGCCAGTCAGACGGTCTGCTCCTGCACCCACCTGAGCAGTTTCGCAGTTCTAATGGCCCTCTACGAGAAGGAG GATGTATTTGAACTGAAGCTGATCACATGGATTGGCCTCTCTCTGTCCCTGATCTGCCTCTTCATCTCCATTCTCACCTTTCGCTTCATTCGCTCAATTCAGAGCACTCGCACCACCATCCACCTGCACCTCTGCATTAGCCTCTTCATCGCCAACCTGGTCTTCCTGGCTGGAATCACCCAAACCGAGAACAGG GTGGGCTGTGCATTTGTTGCAGGCCTGCTTCACTTCTTCTTCCTGGCTGCTTTCTGCTGGATGTGTCTGGAAGGTGTGCAGCTGTTCCGCATGGTGGTGTTGGTCTTTAACACCACGCTGAGATCTCTGTACCTGATGGCGGGAGGTTACGGAATTCCTGCTCTCATTGTCGCCATATCAGCCATCGCTAATGCCAAAGGATATGGAACCGAGCGCCA CTGCTGGCTTGACCTGCAGAATGGGTTCATCTGGAGTTTCTTTGGCCCTGTTTGTCTCATAATTGTT GTGAATATATTCTTCTTTTTGATCACTGTGTGGAAGCTGGCCCAGAAGTTTTCCACTCTCAACCAAGACCTGAGCAAGCTGCACAAGATAAA GTCATTTACAATCACGGCCATCGCTCAGCTCTGTGTGCTCGGCACCATGTGGATCTTCGGCTGTTTCCAGTTTGAGGAGCAATCGCTGGCCGTTGACTACATCTTCACCATCCTCAACAGCCTGcagggagtgctggtgttcgtcATGCACTGCCTGTTCTCCAAACAA GTGAGAGATGAATATGCCAGGATCCTGACCAGCGTTTGCGCACCACAGAAGAGGAAGTACTCAGAGTTCAGCACAAACCAAACCAGCAAATCCCAG GGGTCCGGGAGTGTTCACAACACAGGAGAGTCCCACATATGA
- the LOC103030981 gene encoding adhesion G protein-coupled receptor E5 isoform X2, with translation MRRVCLLFLGLLFLLIGEITHATDCSLGQKRVERKGPCVDIDECTETPGLCGKNAVCNNTAGSYFCTCEDGFISKPKEMETFTAIDKVKCKDLNECLNETGLCGDNAECTNTESSYFCTCKVGFAPSNGEETFKADQGVTCKDRDECEMVKCGNDAVCKNTAGDYYCTCNPGYKLSSGKSKFTEHEGVCERAADECTDKPGICGSNAVCNNTAGSYFCTCEEGFFPSKKIETFTATDKVKCKGIPRQGDEEADTNADVCEINKSLCGEGQCKKVNNSHECLCNLGFTNYGFKTMKCSKPNYEILMDTSTEQISTELEQIMEKLKSIYLNASQSFNRAKMQTDPSILLEKLLNAIDELLSAGPLNNNRKVTYLLEITEIVLKVLGPQLPNTSRSSVHTQIQMLVRRDDTPTEGRLILATDGVQFDSHWETAAGASYLGFAAAALLRYNSLKSSVNAYFDDVEKHGKEKFKINSDVVTAVVTNSDTAVLEKPIKLTFSHLEPLDGNQTCVFWNSTLNGGAWSTNGCTVVMSNASQTVCSCTHLSSFAVLMALYEKEDVFELKLITWIGLSLSLICLFISILTFRFIRSIQSTRTTIHLHLCISLFIANLVFLAGITQTENRVGCAFVAGLLHFFFLAAFCWMCLEGVQLFRMVVLVFNTTLRSLYLMAGGYGIPALIVAISAIANAKGYGTERHCWLDLQNGFIWSFFGPVCLIIVVNIFFFLITVWKLAQKFSTLNQDLSKLHKIKSFTITAIAQLCVLGTMWIFGCFQFEEQSLAVDYIFTILNSLQGVLVFVMHCLFSKQVRDEYARILTSVCAPQKRKYSEFSTNQTSKSQGSGSVHNTGESHI, from the exons GTCTCCTCTTCCTTCTAATCGGAGAAATTACACATGCAACGGATTGTTCTCTTGGACAAAAACGTGTCGAACGAAAAGGGCCATGCGTAG ATATTGATGAGTGTACAGAGACCCCAGGTCTCTGTGGAAAGAATGCTGTGTGTAACAATACAGCAGGCTCATATTTCTGCACATGTGAAGATGGGTTTATTTCCAAGCCAAAAGAAATGGAGACATTTACAGCGATTGATAAGGTTAAATGTAAAG ATTTAAATGAGTGTCTGAATGAGACGGGTCTCTGTGGAGACAATGCTGAGTGTACGAATACAGAAAGCTCATATTTCTGCACATGCAAAGTAGGATTTGCTCCGAGCAATGGAGAGGAGACATTTAAAGCAGACCAGGGGGTTACATGTAAAG ATAGGGATGAATGTGAGATGGTGAAATGTGGGAACGATGCAGTCTGTAAGAACACTGCAGGTGATTACTACTGTACCTGTAACCCTGGCTACAAGCTCTCGTCAGGAAAATCTAAATTCACTGAACATGAGGGAGTCTGTGAAC GCGCTGCTGATGAGTGTACAGATAAACCGGGTATATGTGGAAGCAATGCTGTGTGTAACAATACAGCAGGCTCATATTTCTGCACATGTGAAGAAGGGTTTTTTCCCAGCAAAAAAATTGAGACATTTACAGCGACTGATAAGGTTAAATGTAAAG ggatacccaggcagggagacgaggaggcggacacaaatgcag ATGTGTGTGAGATTAACAAGTCTCTTTGTGGGGAAGGACAGTGCAAGAAAGTTAACAACAGCCATGAGTGTTTATGCAACCTGGGATTCACCAACTACGGCTTCAAAACAATGAAATGCTCAA AGCCGAACTATGAGATTCTGATGGACACCAGCACAGAGCAG ATCTCTACAGAGCTGGAGCAGATCATGGAGAAGTTGAAGAGCATCTATTTAAATGCCAGCCAATCATTTAACAGGGCTAAAATGCAAACAGACCCAAGTATACTGTTAGAG aAGCTGCTGAATGCTATAGATGAGCTTTTGTCTGCTGGGCCCCTGAACAATAACAGGAAAGTGACATACCTGTTGGAAATCACTGAGATAGTTCTGAAAGTGCTGGGACCTCAGCTGCCTAACACCAGCAGATCAAGTGTTCATACAC AGATTCAGATGTTGGTAAGGAGAGATGATACCCCCACTGAAGGACGGCTCATTCTGGCCACTGATGGCGTGCAGTTCGATTCTCACTGGGAAACTGCAGCTGGAGCTTCATACCTGG GAtttgctgctgcagctctgctcAGGTACAATAGTTTGAAAAGCTCAGTCAATGCCTACTTCGACGATGTAGAGAAACACGGAAAAGAAAAGTTCAAGATCAACTCTGATGTAGTCACTGCAGTGGTCACTAATAGTGACACGGCAGTACTGGAGAAACCGATCAAACTCACCTTCTCTCACCTGGAG CCATTAGACGGAAACCAAACCTGTGTGTTCTGGAACTCCACTCTGAATGGTGGTGCGTGGTCCACCAACGGCTGCACTGTGGTCATGTCTAATGCCAGTCAGACGGTCTGCTCCTGCACCCACCTGAGCAGTTTCGCAGTTCTAATGGCCCTCTACGAGAAGGAG GATGTATTTGAACTGAAGCTGATCACATGGATTGGCCTCTCTCTGTCCCTGATCTGCCTCTTCATCTCCATTCTCACCTTTCGCTTCATTCGCTCAATTCAGAGCACTCGCACCACCATCCACCTGCACCTCTGCATTAGCCTCTTCATCGCCAACCTGGTCTTCCTGGCTGGAATCACCCAAACCGAGAACAGG GTGGGCTGTGCATTTGTTGCAGGCCTGCTTCACTTCTTCTTCCTGGCTGCTTTCTGCTGGATGTGTCTGGAAGGTGTGCAGCTGTTCCGCATGGTGGTGTTGGTCTTTAACACCACGCTGAGATCTCTGTACCTGATGGCGGGAGGTTACGGAATTCCTGCTCTCATTGTCGCCATATCAGCCATCGCTAATGCCAAAGGATATGGAACCGAGCGCCA CTGCTGGCTTGACCTGCAGAATGGGTTCATCTGGAGTTTCTTTGGCCCTGTTTGTCTCATAATTGTT GTGAATATATTCTTCTTTTTGATCACTGTGTGGAAGCTGGCCCAGAAGTTTTCCACTCTCAACCAAGACCTGAGCAAGCTGCACAAGATAAA GTCATTTACAATCACGGCCATCGCTCAGCTCTGTGTGCTCGGCACCATGTGGATCTTCGGCTGTTTCCAGTTTGAGGAGCAATCGCTGGCCGTTGACTACATCTTCACCATCCTCAACAGCCTGcagggagtgctggtgttcgtcATGCACTGCCTGTTCTCCAAACAA GTGAGAGATGAATATGCCAGGATCCTGACCAGCGTTTGCGCACCACAGAAGAGGAAGTACTCAGAGTTCAGCACAAACCAAACCAGCAAATCCCAG GGGTCCGGGAGTGTTCACAACACAGGAGAGTCCCACATATGA
- the LOC103030981 gene encoding adhesion G protein-coupled receptor E5 isoform X3, with protein MRRVCLLFLGLLFLLIGEITHATDCSLGQKRVERKGPCVDIDECTETPGLCGKNAVCNNTAGSYFCTCEDGFISKPKEMETFTAIDKVKCKDLNECLNETGLCGDNAECTNTESSYFCTCKVGFAPSNGEETFKADQGVTCKDRDECEMVKCGNDAVCKNTAGDYYCTCNPGYKLSSGKSKFTEHEGVCERIPRQGDEEADTNADVCEINKSLCGEGQCKKVNNSHECLCNLGFTNYGFKTMKCSKPNYEILMDTSTEQISTELEQIMEKLKSIYLNASQSFNRAKMQTDPSILLEKLLNAIDELLSAGPLNNNRKVTYLLEITEIVLKVLGPQLPNTSRSSVHTQIQMLVRRDDTPTEGRLILATDGVQFDSHWETAAGASYLGFAAAALLRYNSLKSSVNAYFDDVEKHGKEKFKINSDVVTAVVTNSDTAVLEKPIKLTFSHLEQPLDGNQTCVFWNSTLNGGAWSTNGCTVVMSNASQTVCSCTHLSSFAVLMALYEKEDVFELKLITWIGLSLSLICLFISILTFRFIRSIQSTRTTIHLHLCISLFIANLVFLAGITQTENRVGCAFVAGLLHFFFLAAFCWMCLEGVQLFRMVVLVFNTTLRSLYLMAGGYGIPALIVAISAIANAKGYGTERHCWLDLQNGFIWSFFGPVCLIIVVNIFFFLITVWKLAQKFSTLNQDLSKLHKIKSFTITAIAQLCVLGTMWIFGCFQFEEQSLAVDYIFTILNSLQGVLVFVMHCLFSKQVRDEYARILTSVCAPQKRKYSEFSTNQTSKSQGSGSVHNTGESHI; from the exons GTCTCCTCTTCCTTCTAATCGGAGAAATTACACATGCAACGGATTGTTCTCTTGGACAAAAACGTGTCGAACGAAAAGGGCCATGCGTAG ATATTGATGAGTGTACAGAGACCCCAGGTCTCTGTGGAAAGAATGCTGTGTGTAACAATACAGCAGGCTCATATTTCTGCACATGTGAAGATGGGTTTATTTCCAAGCCAAAAGAAATGGAGACATTTACAGCGATTGATAAGGTTAAATGTAAAG ATTTAAATGAGTGTCTGAATGAGACGGGTCTCTGTGGAGACAATGCTGAGTGTACGAATACAGAAAGCTCATATTTCTGCACATGCAAAGTAGGATTTGCTCCGAGCAATGGAGAGGAGACATTTAAAGCAGACCAGGGGGTTACATGTAAAG ATAGGGATGAATGTGAGATGGTGAAATGTGGGAACGATGCAGTCTGTAAGAACACTGCAGGTGATTACTACTGTACCTGTAACCCTGGCTACAAGCTCTCGTCAGGAAAATCTAAATTCACTGAACATGAGGGAGTCTGTGAAC ggatacccaggcagggagacgaggaggcggacacaaatgcag ATGTGTGTGAGATTAACAAGTCTCTTTGTGGGGAAGGACAGTGCAAGAAAGTTAACAACAGCCATGAGTGTTTATGCAACCTGGGATTCACCAACTACGGCTTCAAAACAATGAAATGCTCAA AGCCGAACTATGAGATTCTGATGGACACCAGCACAGAGCAG ATCTCTACAGAGCTGGAGCAGATCATGGAGAAGTTGAAGAGCATCTATTTAAATGCCAGCCAATCATTTAACAGGGCTAAAATGCAAACAGACCCAAGTATACTGTTAGAG aAGCTGCTGAATGCTATAGATGAGCTTTTGTCTGCTGGGCCCCTGAACAATAACAGGAAAGTGACATACCTGTTGGAAATCACTGAGATAGTTCTGAAAGTGCTGGGACCTCAGCTGCCTAACACCAGCAGATCAAGTGTTCATACAC AGATTCAGATGTTGGTAAGGAGAGATGATACCCCCACTGAAGGACGGCTCATTCTGGCCACTGATGGCGTGCAGTTCGATTCTCACTGGGAAACTGCAGCTGGAGCTTCATACCTGG GAtttgctgctgcagctctgctcAGGTACAATAGTTTGAAAAGCTCAGTCAATGCCTACTTCGACGATGTAGAGAAACACGGAAAAGAAAAGTTCAAGATCAACTCTGATGTAGTCACTGCAGTGGTCACTAATAGTGACACGGCAGTACTGGAGAAACCGATCAAACTCACCTTCTCTCACCTGGAG CAGCCATTAGACGGAAACCAAACCTGTGTGTTCTGGAACTCCACTCTGAATGGTGGTGCGTGGTCCACCAACGGCTGCACTGTGGTCATGTCTAATGCCAGTCAGACGGTCTGCTCCTGCACCCACCTGAGCAGTTTCGCAGTTCTAATGGCCCTCTACGAGAAGGAG GATGTATTTGAACTGAAGCTGATCACATGGATTGGCCTCTCTCTGTCCCTGATCTGCCTCTTCATCTCCATTCTCACCTTTCGCTTCATTCGCTCAATTCAGAGCACTCGCACCACCATCCACCTGCACCTCTGCATTAGCCTCTTCATCGCCAACCTGGTCTTCCTGGCTGGAATCACCCAAACCGAGAACAGG GTGGGCTGTGCATTTGTTGCAGGCCTGCTTCACTTCTTCTTCCTGGCTGCTTTCTGCTGGATGTGTCTGGAAGGTGTGCAGCTGTTCCGCATGGTGGTGTTGGTCTTTAACACCACGCTGAGATCTCTGTACCTGATGGCGGGAGGTTACGGAATTCCTGCTCTCATTGTCGCCATATCAGCCATCGCTAATGCCAAAGGATATGGAACCGAGCGCCA CTGCTGGCTTGACCTGCAGAATGGGTTCATCTGGAGTTTCTTTGGCCCTGTTTGTCTCATAATTGTT GTGAATATATTCTTCTTTTTGATCACTGTGTGGAAGCTGGCCCAGAAGTTTTCCACTCTCAACCAAGACCTGAGCAAGCTGCACAAGATAAA GTCATTTACAATCACGGCCATCGCTCAGCTCTGTGTGCTCGGCACCATGTGGATCTTCGGCTGTTTCCAGTTTGAGGAGCAATCGCTGGCCGTTGACTACATCTTCACCATCCTCAACAGCCTGcagggagtgctggtgttcgtcATGCACTGCCTGTTCTCCAAACAA GTGAGAGATGAATATGCCAGGATCCTGACCAGCGTTTGCGCACCACAGAAGAGGAAGTACTCAGAGTTCAGCACAAACCAAACCAGCAAATCCCAG GGGTCCGGGAGTGTTCACAACACAGGAGAGTCCCACATATGA